Within the Pseudomonadota bacterium genome, the region GCCATCAGCCTGCCGTTGATCGACGCGCCAGTCCGAAGCGTGATCGACGTCTGGGACAGGACGACTCCCTCGAGATGCGCCGTCGTGTCGAGATCCACGAAACCGGCGACCTGCCAGAAGACGTTCTTCGGCAGCGCCCCACCGGCCAGGAGGAGCTGCGCGCCGCTGCTGACGGTGAGATCCTGGGCGATCTGGAAGATCCAGACGTCCGTCGCGCTGCCGCTGAGGGTGACGTCCGTCGGGATCAGGAGACCGGTGCCCCACTTGTAGACGCCCGCGTCGAGGGTCATCCCGCCGATGTTCCCGGCGCCGAGCTCGGTGACGTCCGGCGCTCGCCCCGCGGCGTCCGTGAACGCGAGCTCCATGTCGCCGACGGCCGTGGTCAGGTCGGACGGGGTGGGCGGCGAGTAGTCGGCAGCGTACACCCTCCCGGTCACCTGCGGTGAGGTGGAGAACTCGTTCGAGGAGTCCATGGTCAACAAGAATCCCGTGACGAAGGTCGCGGCGGCGGGGCTGATCCCGACATCGCCCGTGACGGCCGAGGTCGGCACCGTGGAGATCCCGCTCTTGGCGAGGATCACGAAGCCGCCGGCCGTTCCGGGAGCCGGCGCCCCGGTCGGGTTGTCGGTGTCCGTGTCAGTGTCCGTGTCGACGTCCGTGTCGGCGTCCGTGTCGGTGTCCGAATCCGTGTCCGAATCCGAATCCGTGTCCGAATCCGTCGTGCCCCCGTCGTCGTCTCCGCAGGCGGCGGCGAACGAGAGCAGAAGGAATGCGACTCCCGGTGCAAGAAGACACATTTTTGATCTTGTCATTTTCATCTCTCCTTCGTTTCCTGTGACCGCGTGGCGAAGACCGAGAAAGCGGGATCAGTCGGTGGCGCGGCGCGTTGGTGTCTCGGCACGCGGCTAGAGCAGCTTCCGGGCCAAGGACGTGAATCGAACAAGTTCGGGAAGTTGCACCGCGGGTGTTTCCGGAGGTTCGGTCGTTCCAATCAAAACGAGTCGACGTTTCCTTCATTTTGAAGGGGTGCGGGGGCGGCGCGAGCCGAATCCGGCAGCGAGGAGCTTCGGGCTTTTCGCTACGGGGAAGGCACGGTGATGGTGGCCTGATCCAAGGTGATCGCTTCGGCCTCGGCCCCCTGATTCAGCGCCCTGCCTTCCAGGTTGGCACCGGTGAGCAGCGAGATGGAAGTTCCCGCGATCAGGGTTCCCTTCATGATCGAGCTCGTTCCGAGCGTCACTGTGCTCCCCGCGGTCCAGAAGACGTTCGTGGCCTTTGCGGAGCCGGCCAAGACGACCTGGCTCGTGCTCTCCGTGGTGATCGAGGTTTCGCTCCGGATGATGAAGACGGCGTTCTCGTCGCCCAGCGCATCCAGGTAGAGGATGCCGCCCGGGGAAATCTCGAGCGAGGATCCCGATTCGTAGAGGCCCGGGTACAGCGTCAGCCCGTTGAGATTGCCGGATACCGACGCGGGAGTTCCCCGAGCCGCGGACCTTGCGTTGATGAACGCGATCTCGGCATCGGTTTTGGCTGCCAAGAGAAGGGTCGGGTTGATCAGCGCACAGGCAGGACCCGCCGCATCAACGGCGTACACGCTCCCCGTCACTTCCGGACACGTTAGCGGAACGTCGAACCCGGTGATGTTGGCTCCGGTGTCCGGGGTCAGACCGACATCTCCGATGATCGCGGACGTGGCGATGTTGGTGATCTCCGCGGAAGCCAGGATCGCGAAATTGGAGCTCGAACCCAGGGGC harbors:
- a CDS encoding ice-binding family protein, translating into MTRSKMCLLAPGVAFLLLSFAAACGDDDGGTTDSDTDSDSDTDSDTDTDADTDVDTDTDTDTDNPTGAPAPGTAGGFVILAKSGISTVPTSAVTGDVGISPAAATFVTGFLLTMDSSNEFSTSPQVTGRVYAADYSPPTPSDLTTAVGDMELAFTDAAGRAPDVTELGAGNIGGMTLDAGVYKWGTGLLIPTDVTLSGSATDVWIFQIAQDLTVSSGAQLLLAGGALPKNVFWQVAGFVDLDTTAHLEGVVLSQTSITLRTGASINGRLMAQTAVDIDGSTVVEPAP
- a CDS encoding ice-binding family protein — translated: DTDSDTDTDTDTDTDTDTDTDTDTDTDTDTEMDGGSDAGEDAGPDAGELIVQEPVPLGSSSNFAILASAEITNIATSAIIGDVGLTPDTGANITGFDVPLTCPEVTGSVYAVDAAGPACALINPTLLLAAKTDAEIAFINARSAARGTPASVSGNLNGLTLYPGLYESGSSLEISPGGILYLDALGDENAVFIIRSETSITTESTSQVVLAGSAKATNVFWTAGSTVTLGTSSIMKGTLIAGTSISLLTGANLEGRALNQGAEAEAITLDQATITVPSP